A single Flavobacterium sp. 1 DNA region contains:
- a CDS encoding IS256 family transposase: protein MKKEDLLSDEFLKQFKTGEDLYGFLAQLQKRGIEKMLEGELDAHLGYEKHEKTTKPNARNGFSNKKIKTSFGESEIQVPRDRDASFNPLIVPKRQSMLDGLENVIISLYAKGMSNSDIEEQIREVYNFEVSTSTISRITDTVSSDIIAWQNRPLESVYLIVWMDGIVFKVRENSKIINKTIYLAVGLNREGKKEVLGMWLGKNESASFWLGVLTDLKARGVQDILITATDNLNGFTQTIKNVFPESQTQICVVHQIRNSARYVVWKDKKDFSADMKLIYNAPTKEAAKASLEDFSKKWNHKYPYAIKSWKENWEELTVFFDFPVEIRKIIYTTNLIENLNGKIRKYTKNKLSFPTDEAVLKSVYLALREATKKWSMPIQNWGLILNQFLTIFEKRVQL from the coding sequence ATGAAAAAGGAAGATTTATTATCCGATGAATTTTTGAAGCAATTCAAAACAGGCGAAGACCTTTATGGCTTTTTAGCCCAACTACAAAAACGAGGAATAGAGAAAATGCTCGAAGGCGAATTAGATGCTCATTTAGGGTATGAAAAGCACGAGAAAACTACTAAACCCAATGCTCGTAATGGTTTCTCTAACAAGAAAATAAAAACCTCATTTGGAGAATCCGAGATTCAAGTTCCAAGAGATCGAGACGCTTCATTTAACCCACTAATTGTTCCCAAAAGGCAAAGTATGCTTGATGGTTTAGAGAACGTAATTATCTCTCTCTATGCCAAAGGAATGAGCAATAGTGACATTGAAGAACAAATTAGAGAAGTCTATAACTTTGAGGTTTCTACCAGTACCATCTCCAGAATTACCGATACTGTTTCGAGTGATATTATTGCTTGGCAAAATAGGCCTTTAGAATCTGTTTATTTAATAGTTTGGATGGACGGCATTGTTTTTAAAGTTCGTGAAAACTCAAAAATAATCAACAAAACCATCTATTTAGCCGTTGGTCTGAACCGAGAAGGTAAGAAAGAAGTACTGGGAATGTGGCTAGGAAAAAATGAAAGTGCTAGTTTTTGGCTTGGAGTTCTAACCGATTTAAAAGCTAGAGGTGTTCAAGATATACTAATTACTGCTACTGACAACCTAAATGGTTTTACGCAAACCATCAAAAATGTATTCCCAGAATCACAAACCCAAATCTGTGTAGTACACCAAATCAGGAACTCGGCACGTTATGTGGTTTGGAAGGATAAAAAAGATTTTTCAGCAGATATGAAGCTTATTTACAACGCTCCAACTAAAGAAGCGGCCAAAGCATCCTTGGAAGATTTTTCTAAAAAATGGAATCATAAATATCCCTATGCGATTAAATCCTGGAAAGAAAATTGGGAGGAACTTACCGTATTTTTTGACTTTCCTGTAGAAATCAGAAAAATAATTTACACCACAAATTTAATCGAAAATCTCAATGGCAAAATCAGAAAATATACCAAAAACAAATTATCATTCCCAACAGATGAAGCTGTTTTAAAATCTGTATATTTGGCTTTGAGAGAAGCAACCAAAAAATGGTCAATGCCAATCCAAAACTGGGGATTAATCCTCAACCAGTTCTTAACTATATTTGAAAAAAGGGTTCAACTTTAA
- a CDS encoding GxxExxY protein, translating to MANLLHGSITDSILKVYYEVYNELGAGFLEKVYQNAMYFELIARGYKGEAQKQIKNLFQKATYRRLFCRFTS from the coding sequence ATGGCAAATTTATTACATGGGTCTATAACAGATTCAATTTTAAAAGTTTATTATGAAGTTTATAATGAACTTGGTGCTGGTTTCCTTGAAAAAGTATATCAAAATGCAATGTATTTTGAACTTATAGCAAGAGGCTATAAAGGTGAAGCTCAAAAGCAAATTAAAAATTTATTTCAAAAAGCAACTTATAGGCGACTATTTTGCAGATTTACTAGTTGA
- a CDS encoding GxxExxY protein, translated as MKLKSKLKIYFKKQLIGDYFADLLVEDKVIVELKACELLMNVHVAQTMNYLKATEIEVGLLLNFGVEPKFKRFIYTNDRKINLKNQ; from the coding sequence GTGAAGCTCAAAAGCAAATTAAAAATTTATTTCAAAAAGCAACTTATAGGCGACTATTTTGCAGATTTACTAGTTGAGGACAAAGTAATTGTCGAACTCAAAGCTTGTGAATTACTTATGAATGTTCATGTGGCTCAAACAATGAATTATCTAAAAGCAACAGAAATTGAAGTAGGGTTATTGTTAAATTTTGGAGTTGAACCAAAATTTAAAAGGTTTATCTACACAAATGATAGAAAAATTAATTTAAAAAATCAGTGA
- a CDS encoding RNA polymerase sigma factor, with translation MKIKEQEFLARIEQHKGILYKVSKMYMDNWDDQQDLFQEIVLQLWKAYDSFKGESQFSTWMYRVAINTSIVFLKKEKRKVDKYEIASENIKEEESDSDHKENQLHHFYKAVQELDKIDKAIIFYQLEGFSHKEIGISLGISEGNARVKLNRAKDKLKEIIKKQGYGL, from the coding sequence TTTTAGCCCGTATTGAGCAGCATAAAGGGATACTCTATAAGGTTTCCAAAATGTATATGGATAATTGGGACGATCAGCAGGATCTGTTTCAGGAGATTGTCCTGCAGTTGTGGAAAGCCTATGACAGTTTTAAAGGGGAAAGCCAATTTTCGACTTGGATGTACCGAGTGGCTATCAATACATCGATTGTTTTTTTGAAAAAGGAAAAACGAAAGGTTGACAAATACGAAATAGCCTCAGAGAATATAAAGGAAGAAGAAAGTGATTCTGACCACAAAGAAAACCAGTTGCATCATTTTTACAAAGCTGTTCAGGAATTGGATAAAATTGACAAAGCCATTATATTTTATCAGCTTGAGGGATTTTCACATAAAGAAATAGGAATCAGTTTAGGTATTTCAGAAGGAAATGCAAGAGTGAAGCTGAACAGGGCAAAAGACAAATTAAAAGAAATTATAAAAAAACAAGGTTATGGACTTTAA
- the bioD gene encoding dethiobiotin synthase translates to MKLFITGISTDVGKTIASAIIVEALEADYWKPVQAGDLHNSDSHKVKSFVSNGKTIIHPNSYLLNTPVSPHFAAEIDGITIDLKQIMEPETENHLIIEGAGGVFVPLNNTDCIIDLIQSDYKVIVVSRHYLGSINHALLTIEALLNRKIAIGGIIFSGEENKATESIILNKTGIKCIGRIEQEPYFDQNVIKEYADRFREILLSL, encoded by the coding sequence ATGAAACTATTCATTACAGGAATTTCTACCGATGTAGGCAAAACCATTGCCTCAGCCATTATTGTTGAAGCTTTAGAAGCCGATTATTGGAAACCAGTTCAGGCGGGAGATTTGCACAATTCTGACAGCCATAAAGTAAAATCATTTGTTTCCAATGGTAAAACAATTATTCATCCGAACAGCTATTTGCTGAATACTCCGGTCAGTCCTCATTTTGCGGCTGAAATTGACGGAATAACCATTGATTTGAAACAAATAATGGAACCAGAAACCGAAAACCATTTGATTATTGAAGGTGCTGGAGGTGTTTTTGTTCCTTTGAATAATACGGATTGTATTATCGATTTAATCCAGTCCGATTATAAAGTAATTGTGGTTTCAAGGCATTATTTGGGCAGTATCAATCATGCGCTGCTTACAATAGAAGCGTTGCTTAATCGTAAAATAGCAATTGGAGGAATTATTTTTTCTGGAGAAGAAAATAAAGCAACGGAGTCAATTATTTTGAATAAAACTGGAATTAAATGCATCGGACGAATTGAACAGGAACCTTATTTTGACCAAAATGTAATTAAAGAATATGCGGATCGATTTCGGGAGATACTGTTGAGCTTATAA